The Parus major isolate Abel chromosome 8, Parus_major1.1, whole genome shotgun sequence nucleotide sequence GGAGCTCAGGTTTGCCAAATTTAAAGGCTGAGCCCCAGCAAGgtgtgctgggagagggagcTTTCCTCCTCTGAACATGTGGGGTTTGTGGGGAGAGGCTGTGGTTCTGAAGTTcccttgaaaattattttttgcgAGGGTTGGGGGATTTGAGCCTGGATTTGAGCTGCTTTAGTCACAAAGGGAAGTTTATTCGTGGAAATACAGCTCTGAGGATTGACACCTGTGTACTCCCAGCTTCCCTGCACGGCCAAGAACTGcagctcttcctcttctctcctgagccaggctgggagtgATGCTGTGGGGCcagactgcagctgctgttACTGCCACACATGTCCAGCCCTACAGCCCTCCTCTATCCCGTGAGATCACAAGGCATCCTGCTTCCCATGCAGAACTCAGTCCTGGAGGGAAGTTTTGAGATCCTGGTGTGGTCCCACAGGACTCAGACCCTGGTACCTTCGTCCCACTGCTGCCTGTCTAGGAGGCATCCAGGTGACAGGACAGCTGCCTgtggtgctgagcagccagGCTCTCCAGCTAACAATGCTCTGTTTCTGTCAGGACAGTAGTGAGGCAGCAGATGGAGCTGGTGTCTGGGATGAAGAAGTCACCAAGTGGTGGGGAGAGTGGAGCTCCTGGTCCACCTGCTCCCGCTCCTGCGGAGGGGGTGTGATGTCCCGGGAGAGGCACTGCTTGCGACAGAGGTGAGTTGTGGCCCAGCCTGAGCCCGTGGCCAGGTTTCAAGTGGCACAAGGGAAATGGGGTGCCCCAGACCTGTGTTTTGGGGCTGAACCTCCTGGGTTTGCAGGGTCAGCCATTCCCTCATCGGTGGCctctgggaagggaaggcagctgTTGTCTGTGGGCAGTGGTAGGGGAGGGTGACAGGAGCACACTGCTGTGGGGCAGGTGACAGGTGCCCTGAACATCACTCAGCCTGACTTATCTGATGGGAAGCAAGGGGTTGGTCCTCTCTTGGAGTCCTGAAGATGATGGGGTTATGGGCTGGAGAAGGCTGGCTCtgttcctcttctttctttcacaaACCCTCATTGCCATGCCTGCTCTGACCATCCCAGCCCTGATTTGTGGCCAGTTCCTGTGCTCAGGATGTGGGCACATATTGCCAGACACCTTGTGGGGACTTGATTTactcctggcagcagccagctcagccaCATCTCATCAATTTCACCTCTTtattccctgcagagctggcaagtttttttcccctctgtcaTTTATCTGGCTGTCACTTGACAGCATCTGCATTTGTCCCCTACAGCTGCTACAGTCCTGGGATTGGTTAGATTGGGTTTGTGGGagtgggaagagcaggggaACTGCAGCTGCCTGAACTTCTGCTGTCCTCTCTGGGCTACCTTGCCACCAAttccccctcctccagcagctctggaaccTGCTACTGCAGGCTCCTGGGGTGTTAATGAGAGCGGGCATCCTCAGCACAGCGAGCTTTCTCTTCTGCGTGAATGCACTCCTGAGCAGAACAAGCCCAGAGCAGGGCCCCTGACCTGccctccttcctgcagcagaaaagttattttttctgagCTGGTTGACAGCATGGTGAAGGTCCAGATGTGCTGCAGGACCTTCCCTctggctgtgacctccctggatgtctctgctgctgctcctccactcCAGCATCCTGGAAAAGCagtggggagcagcacagggagggagcCTGGGGCTGTCCTGCACCCCtacagccagagcagcccttTGCCTGCTTCCAGAAGAGAGATCTTTCTCTCCATTTGATGCCAGCTCTATCCTTGACTCCAcagccagggagggaagggTTTGCTGTGGTGTTTTAATCCAGGGATcaaatctgaattaaaaagaaaaaaagaaatcccagccCAAAGGTTTCTGCAGCTTTAAGGTGAATGGCTTAAGTGAGCTAGGTATGGTCACAAAACAATTTCTGCCTGAGTCTGCAGGAAGCCTCTGCTTGTGAAAGGCATGACATTTTTGAGGTCTTACTGCAAATTTAGGCTCTGCCTGTGTCATGTAAAGCACTGCTCTGGAGGGACAGCTGCAGTACCTCTAGCCAGGCCAGCCTGAATATGCTTATGGTGTTCCTTGTATCCTCAGTTCCCAGAGCTGTTAACACACTGTCTGCTGCAGATCTTTACTCATTGCCTAAATTACTTTGCAGATCATTACTGCATTGCCTTAACCTGTGGTCTCAGCCATTCTCCATATAACTCCACAGCtttcaagaatttcttctgtctttgcaTCAGTCCAGTATGTCCTGGATAGCTCATGCTGAGAAATTCCTATGGTTTTGGTTCATCACTGGTACCAAGCCCTCCCTGATAATCTGTTGGGGTGGCCAGTCCCCCTGACAGGCACCATCTCTCTGCCTACTACACAGTGGATTCTGAAATCAACTCCCCCAGTCACTGCAAATCCTGGGCACATCCGTAGGGCTGATGGACCATCAGGTTCTGTTGGTTTTTGGTCAAATCAACCCTTTTGGAGGTCAGAAGTGAACACCCATGTGGGTGTCAGTACTGCAATTACTCACTGTCTGCTcaaccaaccccaaaacaagAACAGCTTAAAATCACAACCCACCTCAAAGCACTGATGATGTGTTTCAGAGGAGATGTTGGCCAGTCTAGATCCAGAAAGCTCTGCTCTGATAAAAAACCTTCCTTGTTTCTGCTATTTAAGTCAGGCCTGACTCCTCTGTCATCCTCAGTGCCTGGATACTTCACAGACCTCCAGCTCATGTCTggaaacttctgcttttcaggCTCCAGATGCCCCAGGGAACAAACAGCACCATGTGTGTTGGTCAAGCCAAGCGCTACCaactgtgccagcagcaggtgagAACCACTTCCAGTTCTGACTGGTCCTTTCTGGGAGGTGTGGGACTCAGGGAGTCCTACCTGGAGCTGCAAAATCATCCACCCAGTTGGGGTGGGATTGGTCCCTCAGAGGATGGAGACAAGGGATATGATCCTCTCCTGGGGTGGTGGATGGTGTGCCTTTGAGGATGTGGGAGATGGGGTCTTATTCTTTGGGACTGGGAGATGGGACAAAAGGATGTAAAAGCACATTTGTTGTGGGGTGAGGGGAAGCATGAAGTTTTTCCAGGATGCATTTCccattgctgcttttcccattgCTGGAAGGAATTTTTGCAGGGCTGTTAAACACAGCTGTTTGGGAGGCCCTTGGCAACGAAGGCCTGGCCTTTCTGCCTCTCTTAGGGGACCTCCAAGTCCATCACCAATTCTTTCCATGGTGGACAAGGCATTTTCATCCTGTGAGGATGCAGCAGGGTCTAGCAGCTGTCACAGGAATGGCTGTGAGATAGGGAGCTGCTTGATTGCCTTTATTCCCTCCATAGCCCTGCCCAGCCAACACAGCCAGcttcaaacagcagcagtgctccagTTTCAATGCCAAAGCCTTTGGGAAGCGCTATTACCACTGGATGCCCCTCTATCCAGGTGGGTTTTCACAACTTCACACTAGGGGTGAGGGTCAGAAAACACCCACAGGATCTTCTTGGGCACAGAAAAGTAAAGTCTaaggggacaagggatggaTGCTCTTGGCTGCTCTGGGTTGTTCTGAACAGGATGCTCATCCATTTCCTACACAGAAACTTCACGTGGGTGTCCAGTTGTCCCTTAAAGCTCAGATTGAGTTCACCTAAGATATTACCCTGTTTCTGGACTCACCTATTTTTCCATTAGCTGCCAAGGGGACATGGAACAtctgcacctccagcagctcaggtaAACGGAGCATAGCTGGCCACCATCCCACACAGCCACTGCCCCTCTCACAGCCCCTTTTTTTGCTCCTGTGCATTTATGTGTGGCCTGGGATCTGCTGATGCACATTGCCATGCTGGGCACAGTGATGGCACTACAAGGATGTGGCAAGGGAGAGGTTTTATCAGCAAGAAGGATTTCTGCTTGGCACAGTCCCCAGTGCTCACACCGTGACCCCTTCGCCACTGTAAAATCCGTAGCCTTGGGGTGTCATCACCAAGGTGACATCAAACCATCAGCAGGGACAAGGGGAGGGTCCCCTTCCTTGCTGCCCATCTCTGGGCACCTTGACCTGCCTGGTGaccctctgtccctgcagatgACTACACCAGTATCTCCAACAAGCCGTGTGACCTCCAGTGCACCACCCGGAGTGGAGAGAGGCAGCTGATGGCCCGAGCACAGGATGGCACCTCCTGCAAGGACAGGACCTATCAAGGGGTCTGCATCAATGGGAAGTGTGAGGTGAGGCTCTGGCAGGAAGCAGTAGAGAAATTGGGATTTTAATTGCATGGCTGAACCTCCTGGTCATCCCAAAGCCAAGGGGTCCCAGCAGGGAATTGAAACAGAGGCATCGCATCGGATTCCTTCGTTGCAACCCCCCAGAACCTGCCCAGAAGAGCACAGTAGCATTTCCTGGGAAAGACCCTGCCCCCATGGAGATAAGCTGGCCCCAGGAAACCCTCTCTTGTTTTGTCCTTTGCAGCCAGTTGGGTGCGATGGGAGCCTGTACTCGCCCCGGACGATGGACAGATGCAGGGTGTGTGGAGGGGACGGCAGCACTTGCCACCGTGTCTCGGGCACCTTCCGAAAGGCAATCTCACAGATAGGTACTCCCTGCTACCAGTCTGGAGACTTCACCTGCTACTTCTTACCACCAGCTGGCATGGAGGGGGACTGGCTTGAACGTGGGTAggagctttcccagctgcttgGTGGAAAGAGTTGAGGAGTGCCACCACCCCTGCTTAAATGCCTGTATTTTGTCCTTCTCACTTAATCACCAGAGGAGATTGGTTTGATGTGCTCTATATTAGGCTGGTAAGGTTTCCCTTCACCTGTTTAGAATAGGAAGCAGCTGGGGATCTATTTGTTCCTATTGATTTTGGCATCTCGCCCACCTCAGATAATGTGCAGAGATCAATGAATCTTCTTTCATTTGTGCTACGTGGTCATTTGAAACTTAAGCTGTGATGAGGGTCACGGCATTTGTTTCAGCCTGCACTTAATCTCCTGCTTTCACCAGTCCTGTGGCTGGCACCAGCTGAGGGACAGTCCCCTCTGAAATCAGGCTGAGCTTCATCCCTGCAGCCTGATGGCCCAATCCTCCAACCACAGGAGGAATGGACTGTGGTGTGCTCATTAGTAATTAATGAACTGTGGTTTGAGGATGTTTTGGAACAACATCTCACACTGGTGTTGTTTCACTAGTTTGCCTCACTCCCTGCAAACAGCGGCCTAGAGGAGCACCTTTCCAGGGCAGGAGTAATGGTGTTACCCCCTGTAGCTGGATGGGCACAGTTTTGGCCTCCCATTCCAGCCCTCAGTATCTTACAAAACAGACAAGACCTGCGTTTCCAGCGGGAAAGACAAACTGCCAAACCACGCAACTTTAAGAGCCTCTTATTTCCTCTCCCTTTAAAGGTCAATTTTTATGTTATTCCCGAGACAAATTCCATGGAGTCAGGAGCTGAGGGGACCTATGGTCTTTTTCCACCCtctgttcagcagcagccctgaTCACTACTAAGccttttttctgtgcttttgccaGAAAGAGTGTGAAAGCACATTCATCCACACCCCCAAAGCCAGACTGTTTCACTGTCCAGTTCCTTCCCGACTCCAcacccagcagtgctcagaCTGACATCTGTAATGGTGATCTGTTAATGGGATTCCAGAGGAAATCTGGGATGAGAGCTCACAGACTGGTATAACATGCATTTATTTAGGTCCTTGGTGCCCTGCTCTTGAAGGGCAGTGCTGCCTCCCTACAAACACACTTGTCCCATGAGCTACTTTTCCCACCCAGAACTTTTTATTCTGTCCTCGAGGTCTCCTCACGCTCTGTTCTGTTCCTCAGGTTATGTGTTCATCACCAACATCCCTGCTGGTGCCACAGACATCCTCATCATTGAGcgcaggaaaacagaaaacatcctgggtgagcagaggagctggctgggtgTGGAGACCCCAGTTCAGCTGCCTGGGAAGTGGGAGGAGGCTCTGTGCACTCCCACCTATGCTGTGAGAGAGCATTTCCTCCAGGGTAGCTACATGGGTGCTTCATCTCTCCCAAAAACAAAGCTACCACATCTCCAGTGCCAGGAGAGACGTTTGGAGCCCAAGATCGCTACGGGCAGGGCCTGGGGTTCTGTTTCTGCTGGGCTTTTCTCATTTGTGGGCTCTTTCCTCAGTGCCAGAGTTCTGCAGAATGTCCCATCtatctgttttctctctctttgaaGCACTTGCGGATGAATCCGGGCATTTCTTCTTCAACGGCAACTCGGCCATTGACAACCCTCAGAACTTCAGGGTGGCTGGCACCATCTTCAAGTACCGGCGGCCCTCCAGCCTGACCTCGGATGGGCTGGAGTACATCATAGCTCACGGGCCCACTAACCAGTCTCTGAATGCCATGGTATGTGAGGAGCTGCTTTTAGGCTTTCCTGTCTTGCCTGCCTCCCCCAGAAAACAGGAATATAACCTGGTTCCCAAGCCAAACCTGCCTGTGTAGGTGGGCTGAGGAAGCCAGACAGGTATGGGGGGGTCTTTCCTTTTGGATTTATTAGGATGTTGTCTTCTCTTAACAGCCATCACCAAACAGATGTGGCTAGAAAAAGGCTTTTGGGAAATTCATGcccttaaaataaaagcagttttgttttctttccctgtttcctcCAGTACTATAACTTTAATGGGAAAATGCCTCACATAACTTACGACTACACTGTCCCACGGACACCGCCTCTCCGaactgcagcccctgctcttGTCAGGCCTCTCTATCACCCCCTACCAGAGACCAGCCAGAGCCACCATCCCATTCCAGCCAactccagagctgcccaggaCTTCAATGCCACGTGGCTCTCCCTGTCACCAGATGACACCAGTGTACAGCTTCCTCTAAGGGGAGGGCAAGAAGATTTAGACTTTGGTCCCCCACACTTCTTCCAGACCAACTCCACCAGTCAGACCCGGGATTGGGGCTGGGAACAAAGTGAAGAGAAGGAGAAGTACGACTTTCAGATCAGACAGGTCTACCatgcaaacacagcaggagaggaagaggaggaggaagcagcagcagttggtGGAGAAACAGAGTTGGGTTGGTTGCtttgttcttcctttccccattttATTGACTGAAAGCAGACATTCTGCAGTGGTCTTCTTGAAATCTAAGGTGGCTTTAGCATCAGAGTAGACAGGAGGGAAGGATGGTAAATAGTGGGGTGGAGACTGTCAGGGAGCAGCAAGGGCCAGTAGCTCTGTGAGGGAAGGGGAGGCTGCGAGAGGGTGGCCACAGCGAGGAGGTGTTAGGccataggttggacttgatgatctcaaaggtcttttccaacctagttcatgctgcagttctgtgattctgtaatatAGGTTGGGCAGGGCACTCACTTGGTGCCTGAGCTTGGCAGGCAGGGCAGTGACAGCAACAGGGCCTAGCAACAGTCCAGTGATCGTCAGGGGACATCTGAGGTGGATCTTGGAGAGATCATATATCACTGATACAATTCAGGAACAAAGAATATGTGCAACATTGCACAGCCCAGGACTGAAGGCCCAGACTAGATCTTAAATGAGGCTCCAGAGCAGTGGGCAGAGTGAGGGGCTGGCCAGGGGAATTAAAGCCTGCTGATGCTCCCTGCTAGAAATGTTTAACTTTTAAGCTGAACACTGAAAGTTTTTTGCCTTGTTAAATGCCACACACTGAAGTACAAGCCATCCCATATAGTTAGAGCATGTATTTTAATTCCAGCTCTCAGGTTCAACCAAATCTCCATCAGCACGGCTGTGCCCTACAGCATGAGGAGACCCGAGCTGGAGAACAGCCGTGTGACATCCTCCAGGCTCCGGCTCTTCAGGCGCCTCTGTCACCGAGACCCTCACAACGCCGCcttctgcagggagctgcagcccctggcagccaggctggcccCCAGGAACTCCACGGCCAGGCTCTGGCCCCGCTGGCCACAGGACCTCCACAAAGCCCTGGCTCGCAAGAACTCGCTGGAGGACTTGAAGGTGGAGGCGTTTGCTGGGAGTCAGGGGGAAGCAGCCAACTACAGCACGATGGCATCTGTGGAGAGCCCTGTGCTCGGGGCCAGCCCGACAGACATCGGCCAGGCAGAGCCTCTGCGAGGCCCTGGCACTGAAAGGTGGCACCTGATTTCCTGGGCAAAACAGAGCATGGTTGGCTGGGGAGGGACGGCCAAGACAGTCCTCTGGGAGTCTCCCTGCTGTCCTTGATGTCCCCATTCACCAGTGTCTGCCCGTGAAAGCTGCTGTAGGTGCTTTCTCCAAAGACTGATTGTTACAACTGGCCTGACACGGAGCTCCTGGAACGTATTTCAGGGTCCATTTAAATGGGTGCTGAAGGACCTGGTGTGATTGTAAAGAAGGCCAGGAATTCATAGCATGTCACATATACCATCATGTCACACCCCTCCTGTCCCATTCCTCTGGCCACATaagcttctgaaaacatttggCAGGAGACTGAGGaccagcttttaaatatttctggcaAGCCACATATGAACTTGCCCCACTACATTATATGATATGAGAGGGACCTTGCTTGAGCTtccctttccaacccaaaccatgccTCAAGGTGAGGTACAAGCTGAGGCTGAGGGCACCCACAAGGCTGGCAAACCATGATAAACACAAGACTCCCTATGAACGATGCTTCCTCCTTGCTAGTTGAATTTGGGAGGTGGATCAAGGCTTTGCACTCTCTGTTCATCAGTGGTCTGCCTTGCCCAAAGTGGGGggaaatggaaagcagaaacaCTGGCTTTCTTTCCATCTTCAAAGACAGCAAGGAGgaatttccctttatttcatgtttgcaacaattttttttttcatttttagctcACACCACCTCCTTTTTCCACAGCAATGAGTTCGATGTGAGCCCTGTGGGCCATGACGACATCAGCTTGGCTGACATGTATCGGTGGAAAGTCTCAGCTTatgctccctgcagctccacctGCACTTCAGGTAGGTTTGGCTTCAGGTGACTGATCACACAAAGTCCTTTGGGGCAGTTGAGGGAGAGAATCCTGGTATTTTTTTATACAGCAGGGAGCGATTCAGATGCAGTGAGCTCTCCAGTTATTTAATGCTGGTGGGAGGAGGCTCTTGGCTCTGATGGAGCATGGCTGAGGGTGTTGCTGGCCCAGCAGGTATCAGCACCTCCTATGCCATGTGTGTGCGCTATGATGGAGTGGAAGTGGATGAATCCTACTGTGATGCCCTGACACGACCAGAACCTACTCACGAATTTTGCACAGGGAGAGACTGCCAGCCTAGGTGAGTGGAAGTGACATCAGCTGGCCACAGGGAGATGTCTTCCTAAGGACCATTTTCTGCTCAAGGCATACAGCCATTTTTGGGCTGAAAGGTATGCTTAAACTAAGAAGACCTCGTATCCCCTTGTAAGCAAAAAGAGGGGAAGAATTGGCACCTAAATTGCCTGCTAAGAGCAAAGCTGGTTTCAAGGCCAGCACCACGTTTACTCAGATGTGATGAGCAgagccaaagcagcagctgctgggtgagGGAGCCTCAGGtgtgcaggcacagccctgccaccccATGCCCCTGGTCCCCCTTACCTGGGTGTTCCTTTATGctttctctgctcctggaggTGGGAGACCAGCCGGTGGAGCGAGTGCTCCCGCACCTGCGGCGAGGGCTTCCAGTACCGCACCGTGCGCTGCTGGAAGATGCTGGCGCCGGGCTTCGACAGCTCTGTCTACGATGATCTCTGCGAGGCAGTGGGGCTGGCCAGGCCCATGGAGAGGAAAGCCTGCAAGAACAAGGCCTGTGGGCCGCAGTGGGAGCTCTCTGAGTGGTCTGAGGTAGGTtttgctcccagggctggggtgggacCTGGTCCGAGGTAGGTtttgctcccagggctggggtggggcCTGGAGGAAGGTAGCTGGCAAGATGTTGGGTGCTGAGGAAGCCTCTGGCCAACCGCACCCTGGGGAAACAAGGAGTGCATTTATCTGCCCTGTTCTGGCAATGCTCAGCAGACAAAGCCCATCGCAAAACATTTTTCCCAAGGTCACTTCTAAAGCAGGAGAGTGACCAAGTGAAAGCCCTGCCAGCAAGAAACTTTCTCTTCTGGAGGACCCAAACTGAGGGCCAATTGGGAAACAGTACCATGGACATACAGAAAAACTAAAAGCCCATTGCAGCCCCTTGGCTGACTTCCCATAGCCTGCTCGGGTTGTGACCCAGTGACTTTGAACAGCAGTTTAGGCATCAGCACATTGATGAGTTGGAGCTCTAGGTcccaaaataaatgaacagcagagacagagacagacaCAGCTTTTATTGTTCCTGCTGGGgcccttcccctctctcctagagcagcaggaggagaacgggagggggcacagctgcttccccaCCCTCGCTCTGTGCTCCTGAGCCCCAGGCTGACTCGGTGTGGCCCTTGCAGTGCTCGGCGCGGTGTGGCACGCCGGGGACCATGAAGCGGGAGGTGCGCTGCTCCGTGGAAGCTCCGCTGTGCGACGAGTCCCGCAAGCCCAGCAGCGAGAAGCCGTGCACGGGCCCACCCTGCGACCGCCGCTGGACAGCCTCCGAGTGGGGCCCCGTGAGTCCGGGCATTCGCACCCAGCGCTGGGCTGgagggtgggagcagctgggcagaTGTGCTGCAGATCCCTGTCGGCTCTCTTCTGGCAGAGGCCAAGCTACAGAAGTTAAAATAGTCTCTGTTTTTGCCTCTCCTCACTGTAAATTTTGGTTGACCGTGAGCTGAGCTCCATTCAATAATCTGGGAAGCTCACAGCGCCTGGAGATTGGAAGCCCCTGACCAAATGAACCTCTAAAGCCCCTTGGGATCCAGTGCAACAGTCCCAGTGTCAGGGCTGGCCTCTGGACTCAACTCTACTGGCACCATCAGCCCTGACCTCTCCAATTCCCCGCTTTCTGATGTGTCTAAATGCCTTTTGCTCTCCAAGTGCTCAGGTTCGTGTGGTGAGGGGCGCATGAGCCGCTTCATCGCGTGTCGCAACCTGGAGGGCAAGGTGATCTCCAGCTCGCAGTGTGACCCGGCCACCAAGCCCCTGGCTGTCCACCCGTGTGGAGACAAGAACTGCCCTGCACACTGGGTGGAGCAGGAGTGGGAGCAGGTAAAGCCAAGCCCAGCCCCGCGTCCGCCTTTCCGCCCCATATCCCACAGGACGTGTTGGGATGTGTTCCCGTGGCAGAGCACAGTTGTCGAGTGTCACCTCCAGATGTGGATATGTACCCTTGTCCCAGCTCCTTtgagaaagagggaaggagTAGTGAATATGCCAGCTTGTCCCTGCCGTACCCCATAAAAATCCCGAAGTTTGTGGCATTTGCTGCCTTCCCAAGAGCTCCACGGGAGGGCAGTAATGCCTTAAGGAAACTGCTCTCCCACCTGGCTCCTCAGCAGAGCCTTGCTCATTCACCCTTACAGAGGACACGAGTTCCACACCAGTAAAGAGAAAGTCTGAACAAAACCAGCTTTGCCTCTGATAACTAACAGCTGGAGGTAAACCTGAACCACAGCCCAAATCCCTGTGCTGAAAGTCACATCCAGACCATAACTGTGTACTTGCTTCAGGGATGACAGTCCAGTGGACATGGTCCAGGTGCTCTGTTCCACCCAACACTCAGTCTCTGCACATCTTTTTActctctttctgtttctcaagGCCTAAAGACTTCAGGCTTTCCCATATGTGCTGATCCAAATCCCAGAGTATCCAAAGAAACACACTGAGTCAGTTGTGAGGCTTGGGCTTTTTCTTTGAAGTCAAACAAAACAGGGATTCATATAACGCTAAGGAAGACGGTTTCTAGGAAATAGGGGAAGCAGCCAAGCCCTCTTCCCTCCAGTCATGGCTAAGCCTCTCTTCTCACTTAGGTCCCTTTATAGCTGCTGACTGCATTCAGCTGagcctcctccagcaccagTAACAAGCACAGACTGGTTAAACCTGGCAGTTCTGTAACTCTCCCCTGCTCTGGCCCTCTGTGTGGTTCACACACAGCCCTAAAGTGCCACTTTCAGCAGTGACCTGGCTATGAAACTCATCAGAGCTCTGAAAGACCAGCTGAGCTCCTCACTGTTGCCTGTGCCAGCTTCTTTGCTGTGTTCTCTCTGCTGATGAGCTCTGAATTCTCAGGATGACTAAGGGAGGATGCAAGCCAGttgtgctggccctgctgtggtGAAAAAGGACTCAAAGCAGTGAAATCTCAAACTGGCAACTGCCTGGATGGGCATCAGAGAGCAGAtcctgccttctgctgcttttcctagTGGTGTCCTGAGGGAGAGAGCCCTTCCAGCTAAGCCTGCATAGCTCTGTGTTCAGCAGTGCTTGTCTGTCCACATCACCTGCACTGCACCAGTTCGTTCCCCTTGGGTCCACACAAAGCTTGGCAGTACTCCAGGATGTAGGTTGCTACGTGCATATACTATGTGGATTTTCAGAACATAGATACACATAAAATAAGACAGAAACAGCCTTTTGCAGTCTTAGCTTGGCTGCTCCAGGCGTCCTGTGGTAGCTGCTCTCGAGGCCAGCCAAGGTGAACTCAGCTAAACATTAATTACCAGcatctctccctgctccctgggaaaTTTGGAGACACCCCTGCTCTTGTGGCCTGGGCTGGTGTTAGCACAGGCATTAAGCCTTCTTTCTGAGCAGGATGCCCTCCTGCCTGAAGCTCGAGCATCATTTGTCACCAGGCTGCTCTGTTCCCTCCCAGTGTGACGCCAGCTGTGGGCGCGGGATGAAGACCCGGCTGGTGCTGTGCGTGGGCCTGGAGAATGGGCTGTACAGGGAGTACCCTGAGAAACGCTGTGAGACCTCTC carries:
- the LOC107207883 gene encoding ADAMTS-like protein 2 — translated: MPGRAPRAPPRPLPPLVGPPSRLLLRGSGSSSAAWPPLPAASSSSSSSSSAPPPPSAIRAGRNPDFPAEIPVSRQKSRFQGRNPGFPAEIPTLRGAGGAPASTDHKASCFPCRTQSWREVLRSWCGPTGLRPWYLRPTAACLGGIQVTGQLPVVLSSQALQLTMLCFCQDSSEAADGAGVWDEEVTKWWGEWSSWSTCSRSCGGGVMSRERHCLRQRLQMPQGTNSTMCVGQAKRYQLCQQQPCPANTASFKQQQCSSFNAKAFGKRYYHWMPLYPDDYTSISNKPCDLQCTTRSGERQLMARAQDGTSCKDRTYQGVCINGKCEPVGCDGSLYSPRTMDRCRVCGGDGSTCHRVSGTFRKAISQIGYVFITNIPAGATDILIIERRKTENILALADESGHFFFNGNSAIDNPQNFRVAGTIFKYRRPSSLTSDGLEYIIAHGPTNQSLNAMYYNFNGKMPHITYDYTVPRTPPLRTAAPALVRPLYHPLPETSQSHHPIPANSRAAQDFNATWLSLSPDDTSVQLPLRGGQEDLDFGPPHFFQTNSTSQTRDWGWEQSEEKEKYDFQIRQVYHANTAGEEEEEEAAAVGGETELALRFNQISISTAVPYSMRRPELENSRVTSSRLRLFRRLCHRDPHNAAFCRELQPLAARLAPRNSTARLWPRWPQDLHKALARKNSLEDLKVEAFAGSQGEAANYSTMASVESPVLGASPTDIGQAEPLRGPGTESNEFDVSPVGHDDISLADMYRWKVSAYAPCSSTCTSGISTSYAMCVRYDGVEVDESYCDALTRPEPTHEFCTGRDCQPRWETSRWSECSRTCGEGFQYRTVRCWKMLAPGFDSSVYDDLCEAVGLARPMERKACKNKACGPQWELSEWSECSARCGTPGTMKREVRCSVEAPLCDESRKPSSEKPCTGPPCDRRWTASEWGPCSGSCGEGRMSRFIACRNLEGKVISSSQCDPATKPLAVHPCGDKNCPAHWVEQEWEQCDASCGRGMKTRLVLCVGLENGLYREYPEKRCETSPKPEEQAACFRRPCSTWFTTSWSQCSKTCGAGVRLREVKCYQGEALAQGCDPSAKPEARQTCQLQPCPTEAPEDACEDKATANCVLVLKVKLCSHWYYRKACCWSCRLKSP